The following coding sequences are from one Lolium rigidum isolate FL_2022 chromosome 6, APGP_CSIRO_Lrig_0.1, whole genome shotgun sequence window:
- the LOC124659323 gene encoding histidine-containing phosphotransfer protein 1-like produces the protein MEAKMQLNTLMDNMFATGLLDDQFRQLQMLHEGSSPDFIIEIITLFCKEGERIINDLAKLLNKPFVDFNKVNTLLYRLQGSSATVGAQRVKDTCIQFHKFCEDNTRYGCLDTLDVVRNDFYDLRSKFQIMVQLEQQVWTFYRKH, from the exons ATGGAGGCCAAGATGCAGCTCAATACCCTCATGGATAACATGTTTGCCACG GGTTTGTTGGACGATCAGTTCCGACAGTTGCAGATGCTCCATGAAGGGAGTTCCCCAGACTTCATTATCGAGATCATTACACTCTTTTGTAAGGAAGGCGAGAGGATCATCAATGATCTCGCAAAGCTATT GAACAAGCCATTTGTGGACTTCAACAAGGTCAATACTCTTTTGTATAGGCTTCAGGGGAGCAGTGCAAC TGTTGGTGCTCAGAGAGTGAAGGACACATGCATTCAGTTCCACAAGTTTTGCGAGGACAATACTAGATATGG ATGCCTAgatacattggatgttgttaggaATGATTTCTATGATCTGCGTAGCAAGTTCCAGATCATGGTTCAG CTGGAGCAGCAAGTCTGGACCTTCTATCGTAAGCATTAA